The Candidatus Binatia bacterium DNA window CGCCCCGCTCTGCGGCTTAAATCTTGAGCGATGGAAAATTTGCGGATCTGGATCCGCCTCGAGCTGCCGGAAAACGAGCTGCGCTCGCTCAAGAGCGAGTTCCCCGGCGTTGAATTCGTCGACGGCGACGCCGGACAATCGAAGGCCGCGGAGATCGACGCGGTCTTCACGGAAGAATCGCTTGCCGACGATCTCGTCGCGCGCATGGCGAAATTTCGCTGGCTTCACGTTACGCGCGGCGGCCTCAACGCGTACCTCACGCCGGCCGTGAAGAGCCGGCCGATTCAGCTCACCGGGTCCAAGGGCATCCACGGGCGTTCGTTTACGGAGTTCGCCCTCGCCGCGATCTTCACGCTGGCGAAGAAGCTGCCCGAGTGCTGGGATGCGCAACGCCAAAAAAAGTGGCAAAGAGTGAGCACCGACGAGGTGTCGGGCAAGACGCTCGGCATTGTCGGTCTCGGCACGATCGGCTCGGAGCTGGCGCAAAAAGCGAAATGTTTGGGCATGCGGGTGCTCGCCACGAAAAGGACCGTGGACGGGAAGCCGGACTACGTGGACGAGTTGGGAGGCCCCGAATTTCTTCCGCAGATGCTGCCGCAGGTTGATTTCCTGGTTCTGTGCTTGGCCTCGATTCCTTCGACGAATGATATCATCGGCGAGAAAGAGCTGCGCTCCATGAAGAAGAGCGCGTATCTGATCAATCTCACCGGCGGCAAGGCGGTCGACGAAAAGCTTCTAACGCGAGCGCTGAAGGAAAAGTGGATCGCGGGCGCCGCGCTGGACGCTTTCGCCCGGCAGCCGCTCCCTCAGGACTCCGAGCTTTGGAACCTGCCCAACGTCATGATCACGGCGCGCATCGCCGGCGCCGCGGCGCAAAAGTGGGAGCTGTTGTTGCCGATCTTCAAAGATAATCTAAAGCGCTTTCTGTCGGGGGCGCCTTTGCGCAACCTGGTCGATAAGGAGCTGGGGTATTAAACCATGGACGCCTTTTCTTTCATTCAAGAGGTCGAACAAACTTTCTCCCGCTACTGGGGCGGTCACTTCGAGGTGGTGACGACTTTCTTTTCCCGGCCGAGGCCGCAGGAGCAGCTCATCGCCTGGCTGGACGTTCAGCTTTACAAAGAGATCCACGTCGTGCCGGGAAAAGCGCGGGCTTTGATCGAGATGTACGAAAAGTTGGATTCCGAAATCGAGCGGGGCGAATACGAAGCCGAGGCTTACGAGATGGCCGACGAGATCCAGCATTATCGCCTCCTCGCCGACATCCGGCAGCTCATCACCGGAGTCAACCTCAAAGCCACGGAAGCCAAGCCCACCGAGGAACAGCTCAAGCTCGAACAGGTCCGGCGCAAATACGCGAACAGCAAAAGCGCGCTGGTGCGGGCCGTCGGCAGTTTCTCTCCCGGCGGAGGAGTGGCGTTTGCCGCCGCGGGCGCGATGATCGAAGGCG harbors:
- a CDS encoding D-2-hydroxyacid dehydrogenase; this translates as MENLRIWIRLELPENELRSLKSEFPGVEFVDGDAGQSKAAEIDAVFTEESLADDLVARMAKFRWLHVTRGGLNAYLTPAVKSRPIQLTGSKGIHGRSFTEFALAAIFTLAKKLPECWDAQRQKKWQRVSTDEVSGKTLGIVGLGTIGSELAQKAKCLGMRVLATKRTVDGKPDYVDELGGPEFLPQMLPQVDFLVLCLASIPSTNDIIGEKELRSMKKSAYLINLTGGKAVDEKLLTRALKEKWIAGAALDAFARQPLPQDSELWNLPNVMITARIAGAAAQKWELLLPIFKDNLKRFLSGAPLRNLVDKELGY